The following proteins are encoded in a genomic region of Spirosoma sp. SC4-14:
- a CDS encoding transposase: MTTWLRPPGRIGRSRLVKGEEYRGKIPSKRRFFFGFRVQLITTRDKQPVQFFILPGSYVDVTALQMMHLTLPAGSEVYGDSGYTDYEQEDLYAECEEVNLRIQRKSNSQRPDQAWEAAYKKQLRQRIEQAFSQITMRFPKKIHAVTEAGFLIKIVLFLIAYTLETNL, encoded by the coding sequence GTGACAACATGGCTCCGGCCACCCGGCCGCATTGGCCGCTCGCGGTTGGTCAAAGGGGAGGAATATCGAGGAAAGATTCCGTCGAAGCGTCGATTCTTTTTTGGCTTTCGTGTTCAACTCATCACCACCCGCGACAAGCAACCGGTTCAGTTTTTTATTCTGCCGGGTTCGTATGTGGATGTGACGGCGCTTCAGATGATGCATTTGACGTTGCCAGCGGGTAGCGAAGTCTATGGGGACTCGGGCTACACCGATTACGAGCAAGAGGATTTGTATGCTGAGTGTGAGGAGGTTAATTTAAGAATACAACGAAAAAGTAATAGCCAACGCCCCGATCAAGCTTGGGAAGCTGCTTACAAAAAGCAACTTCGCCAACGGATTGAGCAGGCCTTTAGCCAGATTACGATGCGATTTCCTAAGAAAATTCATGCCGTTACTGAAGCCGGTTTCCTTATTAAAATCGTGTTGTTTTTGATAGCCTATACCCTCGAAACAAACTTGTGA
- a CDS encoding RES family NAD+ phosphorylase produces the protein MAIVYRVVRQKYAAQPLDVTGTWLNGGRWNPPGVGILYTAEHPALALVEILVHMPQVPYDELPAYRLFSLELPPDSQRVLNARQLPPYWQENTYNRSQHLVADWLVKPDVLALGVPSSVVPDGINYLLHPAHSSYGSIWVIEEKPLVIDPRLWST, from the coding sequence ATGGCCATTGTTTATCGCGTGGTGCGTCAGAAGTATGCCGCTCAACCCCTAGATGTTACCGGTACATGGCTCAATGGAGGCCGGTGGAATCCGCCAGGAGTTGGTATTCTTTATACGGCAGAACATCCGGCACTGGCTTTAGTGGAAATCTTAGTGCATATGCCTCAGGTGCCCTATGATGAGTTACCCGCATATCGATTGTTCAGTCTTGAGCTACCCCCTGACAGCCAGCGAGTATTGAATGCGAGGCAGCTACCGCCTTATTGGCAGGAAAATACGTACAACCGGAGTCAGCATCTTGTAGCCGATTGGCTAGTCAAGCCGGATGTACTAGCCTTAGGTGTACCCTCCTCGGTTGTGCCTGATGGCATCAACTATTTATTACATCCGGCTCATAGCAGCTATGGCTCCATATGGGTGATTGAGGAGAAGCCATTAGTAATTGACCCTCGCCTTTGGTCGACGTAG
- a CDS encoding antitoxin Xre/MbcA/ParS toxin-binding domain-containing protein, which yields MAANLPFLPPNQALLPRLMTEQEIIVRSRQGVLRAEADRVARLVGLTDKEMAIALGLSASYLHRLKVDQRISQDASERLLLLENLLLHMLDTFEGRASTALNWMRAPLRELDYQTPLQTLDTVTGYTLVDRVLGRIDYGIFG from the coding sequence ATGGCCGCCAATTTGCCTTTCTTACCGCCTAATCAAGCCCTGCTACCCCGGCTCATGACCGAACAGGAGATCATCGTTCGCAGTCGACAAGGCGTGCTACGAGCGGAAGCTGACCGCGTAGCACGGTTAGTTGGCTTAACCGATAAAGAAATGGCTATTGCTTTAGGCTTATCAGCTTCATACCTGCATCGACTGAAAGTCGATCAACGCATTAGTCAGGATGCCTCCGAGCGACTGCTGCTGCTAGAGAACTTACTTCTACACATGTTAGATACCTTTGAAGGACGTGCTTCAACTGCTCTCAACTGGATGCGTGCCCCCTTACGTGAACTTGACTACCAAACGCCCCTTCAGACACTAGATACTGTTACGGGCTATACTTTGGTGGATCGGGTATTGGGTCGTATTGACTATGGCATCTTCGGATAA
- a CDS encoding permease prefix domain 1-containing protein yields MDHKSHFDLTQATQTWLSQLEQRGTFTKDDLRELQSHLLDGIDALQTTGLSQQEAFLVATHRVGPVDVLAEEFGKLGRPAQPQRESVLLLVGVISFMLIKNIVALVSDFGAVGLARCLGDSLLTSLLDMSLSLLLLGGLSVGVSWWFNESGWLRSWLFTQLDQRPIRLLIGMVVLLGTSALGAYMGHHQFEALITKTSTDRWTHNEFGHVHALFWRGFYLVWLLMLFQVAIGYLSAGSQTLLTWLRQAPVGWLLLAGLCLFSCCLGISIMGMRILSPADGTPHFYVSAALSGLLGALVLSRSLHYPFLTRLLVSVTPLLIWYLLALGTTVPFEERPSRLLEDLFPVKFILSGLVGGLLGLFLGGQSNQRQLPSESVR; encoded by the coding sequence ATGGACCACAAATCCCACTTTGACCTAACCCAGGCTACCCAAACTTGGCTTAGCCAACTTGAACAACGGGGCACTTTCACCAAAGATGACCTTCGGGAATTGCAAAGCCATTTATTGGATGGAATAGACGCCTTACAAACTACGGGTCTAAGTCAGCAAGAGGCTTTTCTAGTAGCGACCCACCGGGTAGGCCCCGTGGACGTTTTGGCCGAGGAATTCGGTAAACTAGGTCGGCCCGCACAGCCTCAACGGGAATCGGTACTGCTTCTGGTTGGTGTAATCAGTTTTATGCTGATCAAAAATATAGTTGCACTGGTGAGTGATTTTGGAGCCGTGGGATTGGCTCGCTGTTTGGGCGATTCGCTCCTAACCTCACTACTGGATATGAGCTTATCGCTCCTGTTACTAGGTGGGCTCTCGGTCGGCGTGAGTTGGTGGTTCAACGAGAGTGGGTGGCTGCGATCTTGGTTGTTTACTCAGCTCGATCAACGCCCCATCCGATTACTAATAGGAATGGTGGTCTTACTGGGTACCTCTGCTTTAGGGGCTTACATGGGCCACCATCAATTCGAAGCTTTGATAACCAAAACGAGCACGGATAGGTGGACGCACAACGAGTTTGGCCATGTTCATGCGCTTTTTTGGCGTGGCTTCTATTTAGTCTGGTTACTGATGCTTTTCCAGGTGGCGATAGGCTATCTATCTGCGGGAAGTCAAACCTTACTTACCTGGTTAAGGCAAGCGCCCGTAGGCTGGCTTCTTTTAGCTGGACTTTGCCTGTTTAGTTGCTGTTTAGGCATTAGTATTATGGGGATGCGCATCCTCTCCCCGGCCGATGGGACTCCGCACTTCTATGTGAGCGCAGCCCTGAGTGGCCTGCTCGGTGCCCTGGTGCTTAGCCGATCTCTACATTATCCGTTTTTGACTCGATTACTAGTCAGTGTTACCCCCTTATTGATCTGGTATCTTCTTGCCTTGGGAACTACCGTGCCCTTTGAAGAAAGGCCTTCTCGTCTGCTGGAGGACTTGTTCCCAGTAAAGTTTATTCTTTCTGGGCTAGTAGGCGGATTACTAGGGTTGTTTTTAGGCGGTCAGTCGAATCAGCGTCAGCTTCCATCTGAATCGGTTCGATAA
- a CDS encoding helix-turn-helix transcriptional regulator, with translation MPEFNKELIAATLVPLVLTILADSESYGYEIIRKIRLCSQGQLEVAEGTLYPVLRKLEQRGLVETQWRTAENERQRKYYALKQQGRVVLEAERANWNMINQLLQSLWTTNPTLT, from the coding sequence ATGCCTGAATTTAACAAAGAGCTTATTGCGGCCACCCTGGTGCCGCTGGTGCTCACCATTCTGGCCGATAGCGAAAGTTATGGCTACGAAATTATCCGCAAAATACGCTTGTGTTCCCAAGGACAGCTTGAAGTAGCCGAGGGCACTCTTTATCCTGTGTTACGGAAACTTGAGCAGCGAGGGTTAGTGGAGACCCAATGGCGCACGGCGGAGAATGAGCGCCAACGAAAATATTACGCACTTAAACAGCAGGGGCGGGTGGTGCTCGAAGCTGAACGCGCCAACTGGAATATGATTAATCAACTCCTTCAATCGCTATGGACCACAAATCCCACTTTGACCTAA
- a CDS encoding cytochrome c peroxidase, translating into MRKKLLALLSIIIFCIALIQACTNDESTTAIAPAADSSSPPIVAPNLITNDTALLGQALFWDPILSGDKDVACATCHHPNNAYTDGLDLPLGTNAVGYGQNRRFLKPNDVPVTKRNTQTILNVAYNGMDISGNYVASTAPMFWDSRTKSLEKQLIGPLTTFEEMRGHAYTETITLDSLVARLTKNTEYRQLFQTVFGSDQAITATTIGIAIATFERTLVAMNSPYDRYQKGDKKALTDQQIQGMLIFKDEGCPICHSGPMFSDYKLHVMSVPDNTRLASSDAGADGSYAFRTPSLRNVGLTAPYMHSGVFQTLKQVLKFYDDIGEPLSQNPHVRVQQLDANIQRIALLPADQENLISFLNALSDSGFDKYIPTRVPSGLNPGGNIR; encoded by the coding sequence ATGCGCAAAAAGCTATTGGCCCTGCTATCGATAATTATTTTTTGTATCGCGCTTATCCAAGCCTGTACAAACGATGAATCTACCACGGCCATAGCGCCCGCAGCAGATAGTTCTAGCCCGCCTATTGTCGCCCCTAACTTAATTACCAATGATACGGCTCTGCTTGGCCAGGCTTTGTTTTGGGACCCAATCCTGTCGGGTGATAAAGACGTAGCCTGTGCTACTTGCCACCACCCCAATAATGCCTACACGGATGGATTAGATCTGCCGTTAGGTACCAATGCCGTTGGTTACGGCCAAAACCGTCGGTTTCTGAAGCCCAACGACGTGCCTGTAACCAAGCGAAATACCCAAACCATACTCAACGTGGCTTATAATGGCATGGATATAAGTGGAAATTATGTGGCGTCGACGGCTCCCATGTTCTGGGATTCCCGAACTAAAAGTCTCGAAAAGCAACTGATCGGCCCACTAACAACATTTGAGGAAATGCGTGGTCATGCGTATACCGAAACCATTACGTTAGACAGTTTAGTGGCTCGATTGACAAAAAACACAGAATATCGGCAACTGTTTCAGACTGTCTTTGGCAGTGATCAGGCCATTACAGCGACTACTATCGGTATAGCTATTGCGACCTTCGAGCGTACCTTAGTGGCGATGAATTCACCTTATGATCGGTATCAAAAGGGAGATAAAAAGGCGTTGACTGACCAGCAAATTCAGGGAATGCTAATTTTTAAGGACGAAGGCTGTCCCATTTGTCATTCGGGCCCCATGTTTTCCGACTATAAATTGCATGTTATGTCGGTGCCCGATAATACCCGATTGGCTAGCTCTGACGCGGGTGCGGATGGTAGTTATGCCTTCCGAACGCCTTCGCTACGCAACGTCGGACTAACAGCGCCTTACATGCATAGCGGTGTTTTTCAGACGCTGAAGCAGGTACTCAAGTTTTATGACGATATCGGTGAGCCTCTTTCACAAAACCCGCACGTGCGTGTGCAGCAATTAGACGCAAACATACAGCGGATTGCGCTGCTCCCGGCCGATCAGGAGAATCTTATTTCATTCCTGAATGCCTTGAGCGATTCGGGCTTTGATAAGTACATTCCGACTCGTGTTCCCAGTGGTCTCAATCCGGGTGGCAACATTCGGTAG
- a CDS encoding glycoside hydrolase family 9 protein produces MLAQSPVSGSGSLQSGGRTRTFRFHLPSSLPNDNLPVLLAFHGDGGSGAGFEAYAGFDAVADAQHFIVVYPDAVAVGGSIQFNKYADNAPGFGSAGDANGPNPPDPNAPDDVLFTSDLIDYLFQKYRINRNRVYATGHSGGGFMCYYLSLALPSKIAAFAPVAANLWGNNSFLSSYFTATKFKPVPLLHIHSKGDPTVQSPIVPYPQTPGFVWPLSNYSYFNCGNGSTYTTTAFAPNVDSLTFCGSGTKVVMLMTKDATHGWSSLFTVPQTIWNFVKGFQLTTYPEVDNHLKVDQFGYVPRARKVAVISNPQTGYNASEPFSPSTYYQIRNATDNSVVFRGTPTGWNGGATHAQSGDKAWWFDFSSVQQAGSYYVYDSLRNKRSYTFDIGNDVYRNVLKQTTRVFFYQRSGFAKQTPYAENPWTDGAAFLGTQQDTDCRLVTNTNASTSKDLRGGWFDAGDYNKYVPFTYGPLIDLLLAYQDNPAIWTDDFDIPESGNGVPDLLDEVKWELDWLRRMQQANGSLLHKVSVTDFSATSPPSADTHYRRYGAASTDATATGAAVFALAAIQFKALSDPAKKRYADTLQTAAINAFSWASSNPNVTFSNTGFQSADATIDANSRLARRVAAAAFLFVLTGNTTYRTFFDANYSQVHLIQWSYAYPFEATYQDALLYYARATGATASVKNAILTTYTNSIKTDNTENLPAYLNQSDAYRAYLADRNYTWGSNETKAHQGNMFFAMNSYNLDSNNKTNYQDAGMGFLHYMHGVNPTAYCYLTNMGAVGGEFSDPTMYHSWFGDGTVFDFNPPPGYLMGGANPTYAPDPAYNGPPIVPPQNQPVQKSYKAWNTSYPENSWQLNEPAIYSQAAYLRLLSQSMCYTDVISSVQSGSWTDPFTWSCGRIPTAADNVLIQANTTVSVSSSVQAKRITLLGTISYANGGKVVLGN; encoded by the coding sequence ATGTTGGCTCAATCGCCCGTAAGTGGTTCGGGTAGTTTACAGTCGGGTGGACGAACGCGTACGTTTCGGTTCCATTTACCTTCCAGCCTTCCAAACGACAACTTACCCGTTTTGCTGGCGTTTCATGGCGACGGTGGTAGTGGAGCCGGATTTGAGGCCTATGCCGGTTTCGATGCGGTGGCTGATGCGCAGCATTTTATTGTTGTTTACCCGGATGCGGTTGCCGTAGGCGGAAGTATTCAATTTAACAAATATGCCGATAATGCACCGGGATTTGGCTCGGCTGGCGATGCTAATGGCCCGAATCCGCCCGACCCGAACGCCCCCGATGATGTGTTGTTTACATCGGATCTGATCGATTATTTGTTTCAAAAATACCGGATCAACCGCAACCGCGTATATGCGACAGGGCATTCGGGCGGGGGCTTTATGTGCTATTATCTGAGTCTGGCGCTGCCCAGTAAGATTGCTGCGTTTGCACCCGTTGCGGCTAATTTGTGGGGTAATAATAGTTTTTTGTCGAGCTATTTTACCGCTACGAAATTTAAGCCTGTGCCGCTTCTGCACATCCATAGTAAAGGTGATCCTACGGTTCAGTCGCCCATTGTTCCGTATCCGCAAACGCCCGGTTTTGTCTGGCCGCTATCGAACTACAGCTATTTCAATTGCGGAAATGGTAGTACTTATACCACAACCGCCTTTGCCCCAAATGTAGACTCACTTACGTTTTGCGGCTCCGGAACAAAAGTGGTGATGCTCATGACCAAGGATGCGACGCACGGCTGGAGTTCGCTTTTTACTGTGCCACAAACGATCTGGAATTTTGTTAAAGGCTTTCAGCTAACGACCTATCCGGAGGTTGATAATCACCTGAAAGTAGATCAGTTTGGGTATGTACCACGAGCCCGGAAAGTAGCCGTTATCAGTAATCCGCAAACCGGTTATAATGCTTCAGAGCCGTTTTCGCCCTCTACCTACTACCAAATCCGAAACGCTACCGATAATTCGGTTGTGTTTCGGGGAACGCCAACAGGCTGGAATGGCGGTGCAACCCATGCCCAGTCGGGCGATAAGGCGTGGTGGTTCGATTTTTCGTCAGTACAACAGGCCGGTAGCTACTACGTATACGATTCGTTGCGTAACAAACGGTCGTATACGTTCGACATCGGGAACGACGTTTACCGAAACGTACTGAAACAGACCACCCGGGTTTTCTTTTACCAGCGAAGCGGTTTTGCTAAACAGACACCCTATGCCGAAAATCCCTGGACCGACGGCGCGGCTTTTCTGGGAACGCAGCAGGATACCGATTGCCGACTGGTAACGAATACGAACGCATCGACGTCGAAGGATCTGCGAGGAGGCTGGTTCGATGCAGGCGACTATAACAAGTATGTTCCGTTTACTTACGGTCCGCTGATCGACCTGTTGCTGGCCTATCAGGATAACCCCGCAATCTGGACCGACGATTTTGACATTCCAGAATCGGGTAATGGTGTTCCCGATCTGCTCGACGAAGTGAAATGGGAACTCGACTGGCTCCGGCGGATGCAACAGGCCAACGGGTCGTTGCTGCATAAAGTATCGGTAACCGATTTTAGTGCCACATCGCCCCCCAGTGCCGATACGCACTACCGTCGCTACGGCGCGGCCAGTACCGATGCCACCGCCACGGGTGCTGCGGTGTTTGCCTTAGCGGCCATTCAGTTTAAGGCCTTGAGCGATCCGGCCAAAAAACGATACGCCGATACCCTGCAAACGGCCGCTATCAATGCATTTAGCTGGGCCAGTTCGAATCCGAATGTTACGTTTTCGAATACCGGCTTTCAAAGTGCCGACGCTACGATCGACGCCAATAGCCGACTGGCCCGGCGAGTGGCGGCAGCCGCGTTTCTGTTTGTGCTGACGGGCAACACGACCTACCGAACTTTTTTTGACGCCAATTACAGCCAGGTTCACCTCATTCAGTGGAGTTATGCCTATCCGTTTGAGGCTACCTATCAGGATGCACTGCTCTACTATGCCCGCGCTACGGGGGCGACCGCCAGCGTGAAAAACGCCATTCTGACCACCTATACGAACAGTATTAAAACTGACAATACTGAAAACTTACCGGCCTACCTCAACCAGTCCGATGCCTACCGGGCCTATCTGGCCGACCGTAACTATACCTGGGGAAGCAACGAAACCAAGGCCCATCAGGGGAATATGTTCTTTGCCATGAACAGCTATAACCTGGACAGTAACAATAAAACAAACTACCAGGATGCGGGTATGGGATTCCTGCATTATATGCACGGCGTAAATCCAACGGCTTATTGCTACCTGACCAACATGGGCGCGGTGGGTGGCGAGTTTTCAGATCCTACCATGTATCATAGCTGGTTTGGCGATGGTACCGTATTTGATTTCAATCCGCCACCGGGCTATTTGATGGGGGGAGCCAATCCAACCTATGCGCCCGATCCGGCCTATAACGGCCCACCCATTGTACCCCCACAGAATCAGCCGGTCCAGAAATCGTATAAAGCCTGGAATACCTCGTACCCCGAAAATTCGTGGCAACTGAACGAACCCGCTATCTACTCGCAGGCCGCCTATTTGCGGTTATTATCGCAATCGATGTGCTATACTGATGTTATCAGCAGTGTACAATCAGGTAGCTGGACTGATCCGTTTACCTGGTCGTGCGGGCGCATTCCGACCGCTGCCGACAACGTGCTGATTCAGGCCAATACGACCGTTTCTGTGAGTAGCAGTGTGCAGGCTAAACGCATAACCTTGCTGGGAACCATCAGCTATGCGAATGGCGGCAAGGTGGTGTTAGGCAACTAA
- a CDS encoding cation diffusion facilitator family transporter has protein sequence METSALEPHKAKRGEKTTITGILVNIGLVLVKGLAGWLGHSYALIADAMESATDIITSLFVWIGLRTAAKAPDKNHPFGHGKAEPLAAILVSMALVGAAILIAVQSIRNIQTPHQIPAPFTLVVLAGVVLVKEVLFRRISKVGEEVESSAVKADAWHHRSDAITSLTAFVGISIALIGGPGYESADDWAALFASGFIVFNAYHIFRPSFGEIMDETPAGNWQQDLKTIALTIPQVRGIEKFRVRKTGFEYFIDLHVTVPGNLTVTQGHAIAHAVKAAIMDAKPAVYDVLVHIEPE, from the coding sequence ATGGAAACATCGGCGCTGGAACCCCACAAGGCAAAACGGGGCGAAAAAACCACAATCACCGGTATTCTGGTCAACATCGGATTGGTTCTTGTAAAAGGACTGGCGGGCTGGCTTGGCCACTCCTATGCGTTGATTGCCGATGCTATGGAGTCGGCTACCGACATTATTACCTCGCTGTTTGTCTGGATTGGTCTCCGAACAGCGGCAAAAGCCCCCGACAAAAATCACCCATTCGGACATGGGAAAGCCGAACCGCTGGCCGCCATTTTGGTATCGATGGCTCTTGTGGGAGCGGCCATCCTGATTGCGGTTCAAAGTATTCGGAATATTCAGACTCCGCACCAAATTCCGGCTCCGTTTACGCTGGTCGTGCTGGCGGGGGTAGTTCTGGTGAAAGAAGTACTCTTTCGACGTATTTCGAAAGTGGGCGAAGAGGTAGAAAGTAGTGCCGTAAAAGCCGATGCGTGGCACCATCGCAGCGATGCCATTACCTCATTAACGGCCTTTGTTGGTATTTCGATTGCGTTGATTGGCGGTCCTGGCTACGAAAGTGCCGACGACTGGGCCGCTTTGTTTGCGTCGGGTTTTATAGTCTTCAATGCATACCATATTTTCCGACCTTCCTTTGGCGAAATTATGGATGAAACACCAGCTGGCAACTGGCAACAGGACCTCAAAACTATTGCCCTGACCATTCCGCAGGTAAGAGGAATTGAAAAATTCAGGGTACGTAAAACCGGATTTGAGTATTTCATCGATTTACACGTAACAGTTCCCGGCAACTTAACCGTAACACAGGGCCATGCCATTGCTCACGCGGTTAAAGCCGCTATTATGGATGCCAAACCAGCGGTTTATGATGTACTGGTCCATATTGAGCCGGAATAG
- a CDS encoding TonB-dependent receptor: protein MLHRYVLTVFLFSTTTSLFAQTTPTASALDDTLQINEVVVRGYASNRRLLETPASIGLLTRRDLNQRFGTPTIIPAMNTLPGVRADERSPGSYRLAIRGSAIRSPFGVRNVKTYWNELPLTDAGGNTPLNALDIRALGRIEVIKGPSGSLYGAGTGGTILFSGLGVPAGKTNVELSALGGSYGLYGNGIAVQSGKNNSAIAVNYNHLQSDGYRDQSAMVRDNLSLIGSFQVSPKRTVSLLGLYSDLHYQTPGGLNEAQYRANPRASRLATATLPSSAAQHAGIYQKVGYLGISHEYRWNDRIQNTTVLYGSTTDFANPFITNYEKRADQGLGGRTITQIRLPNGPLPTTFTVGAELLRNFTVDRNFGNRGGVPDTIQTDEELIARQTTLFAQAEVELPVHFRLTAGLSRNDVRYDFTRFPVQSAGALPATTIRRTFSPVWLPRVALLRTFGQNLSAFASISTGYSAPSSQEVRPSAGGFNATLNPERGINYEVGLRGSLLNGHLGFNMAAYQFYLRQTIVRRSDATGAEYFVNAGRTDQRGLEAQLTYDFITPSSPTSLFSLLRLWHSLTLTNYRFKDYQQGTTDLSNNRVPGVAPTTLVTGIDAETRLGLYAHVTFQYLNEFPLTDANTVMSDPTRLLQATIGYRRTLGQHWALDLYASGDNLLNQTYSLGYDLNAVGNRFYNAAPARNGMGGVRLSVRW, encoded by the coding sequence ATGCTACATCGCTACGTTCTTACGGTCTTCCTGTTCAGTACCACTACGTCACTTTTTGCTCAAACAACGCCAACCGCATCGGCGCTGGACGATACGCTACAAATCAATGAAGTGGTTGTGCGCGGCTATGCGTCGAATCGTCGACTTTTGGAGACTCCAGCCTCCATTGGTCTGCTCACCCGCCGTGACCTCAACCAGCGATTTGGCACCCCTACCATTATTCCGGCCATGAATACGCTACCGGGCGTACGCGCCGACGAACGGTCACCCGGTAGCTATCGGCTTGCCATTCGGGGGAGCGCCATCCGATCGCCGTTTGGAGTTCGCAATGTTAAGACCTACTGGAACGAGCTGCCCCTCACCGATGCAGGTGGCAACACCCCACTCAATGCACTCGACATTCGGGCTCTGGGTCGGATTGAAGTAATCAAAGGGCCATCGGGCAGTTTGTACGGAGCCGGAACAGGCGGCACCATTTTGTTTAGCGGTCTCGGCGTTCCGGCCGGAAAAACCAACGTCGAGCTATCGGCGCTGGGAGGTAGCTACGGCCTATATGGCAATGGTATTGCTGTGCAATCGGGCAAGAACAATTCGGCCATTGCCGTCAACTATAATCACCTGCAATCGGATGGCTACCGCGACCAGAGTGCAATGGTTCGCGATAACCTCAGCCTGATCGGTTCATTTCAGGTCAGCCCTAAACGTACGGTATCATTACTGGGTTTGTATTCTGATCTGCATTATCAAACACCGGGCGGACTGAACGAAGCGCAATATCGGGCCAATCCGAGGGCTTCCCGGCTCGCAACGGCAACACTACCCAGCAGTGCAGCACAACACGCGGGTATTTATCAGAAAGTTGGGTATCTGGGCATTTCGCACGAATACCGCTGGAATGATCGCATCCAGAACACTACCGTTCTGTATGGCTCGACTACCGACTTTGCCAATCCGTTTATCACAAACTACGAAAAACGAGCCGATCAGGGGCTGGGTGGTCGCACTATTACTCAGATTCGCCTTCCGAATGGTCCACTGCCAACAACGTTTACCGTAGGTGCCGAACTGCTGCGCAATTTCACGGTAGATCGCAATTTTGGCAACCGGGGGGGTGTTCCCGACACTATTCAGACCGATGAAGAACTGATTGCCCGACAGACAACTCTTTTTGCGCAGGCCGAAGTAGAATTACCAGTCCATTTCCGGCTTACGGCAGGCTTAAGCCGCAACGACGTCCGATACGATTTTACGCGGTTCCCGGTTCAGTCGGCGGGGGCACTACCGGCCACCACCATCCGGCGAACGTTCTCGCCGGTTTGGTTACCACGTGTAGCGTTGTTGCGCACCTTTGGTCAGAACCTGTCGGCATTTGCCAGCATCAGCACGGGCTATTCGGCGCCATCGAGTCAGGAAGTACGACCATCGGCCGGAGGTTTTAATGCCACTCTGAATCCTGAACGGGGCATCAACTATGAGGTTGGTCTACGTGGTTCCCTATTGAACGGACACCTCGGGTTCAATATGGCCGCTTATCAGTTCTACCTGCGCCAAACCATTGTTCGGCGGTCCGATGCGACAGGCGCTGAATATTTTGTCAATGCCGGTCGAACCGATCAGCGAGGACTGGAAGCTCAGTTAACCTATGATTTCATAACCCCATCGTCGCCAACGTCACTATTTTCGCTACTACGGCTCTGGCATAGCCTAACGCTCACGAATTATCGGTTCAAAGATTATCAGCAGGGAACCACCGATTTATCGAACAATCGGGTTCCGGGCGTAGCACCGACCACACTGGTTACGGGGATCGATGCCGAAACCCGGCTGGGGCTCTATGCTCACGTGACATTCCAGTATCTGAATGAATTTCCGCTTACCGATGCGAACACGGTTATGTCGGACCCAACCCGGCTGTTGCAGGCAACCATTGGTTACCGCCGAACATTGGGCCAGCACTGGGCGCTCGACCTATACGCCAGTGGCGACAACCTCCTGAACCAAACCTACTCGCTGGGCTACGACCTCAATGCCGTTGGCAACCGTTTCTACAACGCAGCCCCCGCCCGCAATGGTATGGGCGGTGTGCGCCTGAGCGTGCGTTGGTGA
- a CDS encoding outer membrane beta-barrel protein, which translates to MKQLIVSLLFFCLVAQYVQAQNIVKRWGIGVLGGVNRTMPLWTSNSSTAYDPAYQPIVGLDIQYRLNRHASLHLQPSYTRVNDQRSQANNWSNIISTYSLSSLKLPVLYRYRLFGSGTTPFFELGVGYNRAINGNGLVDSRYICDLIACPNDPMFYQQYSLTGKSAVSAIAGVGVNIELQKISIPIVLRYERYLSGHTFTSDYNANSSNLKVDGFMLLTGINF; encoded by the coding sequence ATGAAACAGCTAATTGTCAGTCTGTTATTTTTTTGCCTGGTCGCTCAGTATGTACAGGCGCAGAATATCGTAAAACGCTGGGGAATCGGCGTGTTGGGCGGTGTTAACCGAACAATGCCTTTGTGGACTAGTAATAGCAGCACAGCTTACGATCCAGCCTATCAGCCAATCGTTGGTCTGGATATACAGTACAGGCTCAACCGCCATGCATCACTTCATCTACAACCTTCTTATACCCGCGTAAACGATCAAAGGTCACAAGCGAATAATTGGTCCAATATCATCTCTACGTATAGTCTATCATCCCTCAAACTGCCAGTACTCTATCGCTACCGACTTTTTGGGAGCGGTACTACGCCTTTTTTTGAACTGGGAGTAGGCTATAACCGAGCTATTAACGGTAACGGACTGGTTGATTCCCGATATATTTGTGATTTAATAGCTTGTCCAAACGATCCCATGTTCTATCAACAATACTCGTTAACCGGCAAGTCGGCGGTGAGTGCCATTGCGGGCGTAGGAGTCAATATTGAATTGCAGAAAATCAGCATACCAATTGTCCTTCGGTACGAGCGATACCTGAGCGGTCATACGTTTACTTCTGACTACAATGCCAATTCCTCGAACCTGAAAGTCGATGGCTTCATGCTGCTGACTGGTATAAATTTTTAG